Genomic DNA from Thalassoroseus pseudoceratinae:
GCTTCGCTCGCTGAAATGGGCTACAACGTCAAAGCATTTTGCATTCACGACTCCCCGCGACGTGCTCACAGTATTGCCGCTCAAGGGGGGATCAACGCCGCCAAGAACTACCCGAACGACGGCGATAGCGTTTGGCGGTTGTTCTACGATACCGTCAAAGGTGGCGACTTCCGCAGTCGTGAATCCAACGTTCATCGCTTGGCAGAAGTTTCGGGGAACATCATCGACCAATGCGTTGCGCAAGGCGTTCCCTTCGCTCGTGAATATGGCGGATCACTGGCGAACCGCACGTTTGGCGGTGCGTTGGTCTCGCGAACGTTCTACGCACGTGGCCAAACCGGTCAGCAGTTGCTGCTGGGGGCTTACGGGTCGTTGATGCGTCAGGTCAAACTTGGCAAAGTGAAACTGTATCCACGACGGGAGATGATGGATCTCGTCACCGTTAACGGGATGGCACGCGGGATCGTTTGTCGAAACCTGCTCAACGGTGAACTCGAATCCTATGCGGCACACGCCGTCATCTTGTGTACCGGTGGTTATGGAAACGCGTACTATCTTTCGACGAACGCGAAAGCTTGCAACGTAACTGCAGCGTATCGGTGTCATAAACGTGGAGCATTGTTTGCGAATCCATGCTTCACACAGATTCACCCGACTTGCATTCCAGTTTCGGGCGATTATCAGTCCAAGCTCACCTTGATGAGCGAAAGCCTGCGGAACGACGGCCGTGTTTGGGTGCCGAAAGATAGCACCGACAAACGGCCGCCATCGGAAATTCCGACCGAAGATCGAGACTACTACTTGGAGCGTCGTTATCCCGCCTTCGGGAACATGGTGCCCCGCGATGTGGCCTCCCGAGCGGCCAAAGAACGCTGTGATTCGGGCTACGGAGTCGGCGATACCGGCATGGCGGTGTATCTCGATTTCAAAGATGCCATTGCCCACTACGGCGAAGACACCATCCGAGCCAAGTACGGCAACTTGTTCCATATGTACGAGAAGATTACGGACGAGAACCCGTACAAAGTACCGATGCGGATCTATCCTGCGGTCCACTACACCATGGGGGGACTCTGGGTGGATTACAACTTGCAGAGCAACATCCCAGGGTTGTTCGTGCTTGGTGAAGCAAACTTCTCCGACCACGGTGCCAACAGACTCGGTGCCAGTGCGTTGATGCAAGGTCTGGCGGACGGTTATTTCGTTGTGCCGTACACAATTAACGACCACCTCGCGAGTCACAAGTTCAACCCGGTGAGTGAGAATCACCCGGCGTTCAAGGAAACGTCGGTCGAAGTTCGTAACCGGATGGAGCAACTCCTGTCGATCAAAGGACAACGGTCCGCGACCAGCTTCCACCGTGAACTCGGTGCGATCCTGTGGGACAAAGCTGGAATGGCTCGAAATGCGGAAGGGCTCACGACCGCTCTCGAACAAGTGCGAAACTTGCGCGATGAGTTCTGGAGCAACCTCCACGTCACCGGTGAGGGGGAAAGTCTCAACCAGGAACTCGAACGAGCGGGCCGTGTTGCCGATTTCATCGAGTTTGGAGAACTACTCACTCGTGATGCGCTCAATCGAGCTGAATCCTGCGGTGGTCACTTCCGTGAGGAATACCAGACCTCCGAAGGCGAAGCTCAACGCGACGATGAAAACTTCCAATACGTCGCGGCTTGGGAACACAATGGCGTCGGAAAAGAACCAACATTGCGGAAAGAACCGCTCGAATTCGTCGAGATCGAGCCGACTCAGAGGAGTTATAAATAATGACCTCCATTCCTGATGCTCGTGAGAATCAATCTCACGACCTTTTGAATCTGACGCTAAAAATCTGGCGTCAATCGTCGACTGACGAGCGTGGTCGTTTCCAAACCTACAAGCTTTCTGGCATCTCGACGCATATGTCGTTTCTTGAGATGCTGGATGTGCTGAATGAGCAACTCGTCAGCCAAGGCGAAGAACCCGTGGCATTCGATCACGATTGCCGCGAGGGAATTTGCGGTTCGTGCGGGATGATGATCAACGGTCAAGCCCATGGGCCGGACAAAGAAACCACCGCGTGCCAACTGCACATGCGGAAGTTCGGCAACGGAGATACAATCGTCATCGAACCGTGGCGTGCCTCGGCGTTTCCGGTCTTGCGGGACTTGGTCGTCGATCGGTCTGCACTGGATCGTATCATCGAATCGGGTGGTTATGTCTCGGTCAACACTGGCAACGCCCGAGACGCCAACAACCTGCCCGTCCCGAAGCAAAACGCGGACTTGGCGATGGAGGCTGCTGCGTGTATCGGCTGCGGTGCGTGCGTTGCGGCTTGCAAGAACGCATCAGCGATGTTGTTCACCAGTGCGAAAGTCTCGCAAATGGCTCTCTTGCCGCAAGGGCACCCGGAACGCGACCGCCGTGTTCTGAACATGGTTGCCCAAATGGACGAGGAAGGTTTCGGTGCTTGCACCAATACCAACCAGTGCCAAGCAGCTTGTCCGGCGGGAATTCAGGTCACGAACATCCATCGGATGAACCGCGAGTATCTGCGGGCATCCCTTTGTTCCAGCGAGATGCCACCCGCCTAATGCATTTGACGGTACGGCAGCAAGTTGATTGTAATAGTGCCCGGTTATCGCCGGGCTTTTTCTTTTGATTCACGAAAGTTTGATTCCATGACTGGCCAACCCATGCAAACCGCGTTTTACGATTGGCATGTGGCGAACGGTGGCCGAATGGTCGATTTCGCCGGTTGGGAAATGCCGATTCGGTATGGCACGATCATTGAAGAACATCAGATCATCCGCTCCGCCGCTGGTTTGTTCGACATCGCTCATATGGGGCGACTTTGGATTCTCGGGGCCGACGCGCAGAAATTTCTCAACCGTGTCGTGACCATGAATGTTTCAAAGCTAAAGGACGGCCAAGTCCGTTACGCTCTGGTCACGAACGAGTCCGGCGGGGTGCTGGATGACGTTTTGGTGTACCGAGTCGAAGACGGGTTTCTGGTCGTGGTGAATGCTTCGAACCGCGAAAAAATCGTCGATTGGTTCCAGGCTCATACCGATGGATTCGACATCACCCTTGAGGATCGAACGCAAGCAGACCCAATGTTCGCGTTGCAGGGACCGAAGTCATTTGAGATTCTCAACCCGCTCGTGGAATTCGATTTGAGTAATCTGCGGTACTATCGAAATGTGAAAACGGAGATCAATGGCGTTTCCGTATTGTTGAGCCGGACTGGCTACACGGGCGAAGACGGCTTTGAAATCATCGCCGCGAAGGAAAGCGTTCTGAAGCTGTGGGAGCATATCCACAGTCTTGGCGTGCCCGCGTGTGGTTTGGGATGTCGGGACACGTTGCGTTTGGAGGCCGGGATGCCGTTGTATGGGCATGAACTATCGGAGTCGATCGACCCCATCAGCGCAGGACTCGAATTCGCTGTTCACTTCGGTTGTGATTTCATCGGCGAATCCGCACTTCAGAAACTCTCGGATGACGGTCCGACAAGTCGTCGAATTGGTTTGAGTCTCGACGGTCGTCGCGTGCCTCGGGAAGGGTGTCGGATTTTCGCAGGTGATCAAGAAGTGGGCGAAGTGACGTCGGGAACATTTTCACCCACGCTTGAGCGTCCGATTGCAATGGCCTACGTTGCGTCGTCCGCATCAGCCTTGGGAACGGAACTTGAAATCGAAGTTCGTAACAGTCGGCTTCAAGCCACCGTCGTCGAACTCCCGTTCTACAAACGTAAGAAATAATCCGGTCCCGATTGTGTTTGTCAGTCAGTTGCGGATTCGTTCATCAGCGGTTGAGCGCCCTTTTTGCGGAGAATCGCCGCGATTTCACGACCGAGTTCAGTGGGGGCTTCCAAGGAACCGGTTGCAGTCGCGTCGATTTTCGTTTGGCCATCGGCGGAAAGCACGACGGCGTCGAGTTTCATGGCCCCTTCCGTGAACTGTGTCCAAGTGCCGACCGGCGCGTGACAACCAGCTTCCAATTCCGAAAGGACCACACGCTCCGCAGTCACGGCGGCATACACGTTCCGATTGGAAATTTCCTGCAAGACTTCGCGTAACTCGACGTCGTCGTCCCGACATTCGAGTCCCAACGCGCCCTGACCAACCGCCGGGTACATCAACGGTGGCCTGAGCACTTGCGAAACTCGATCTGCCAGACCAAGACGAGTCAAACCGGCAACTGCCAGGATGATGCCGTCGAATTCGCCGTCGTCCACTTTATTCACACGGGTAGGAACGTTCCCGCGAACTGGCACAAATTCGATGTCGGTCCGGGAGTGCAACAACTGAGCCTGACGACGAAGGCTACCGGTGCCGATGCGTGATCCGGGCGGTAACGACTCCCAATTCATGCTCGATTCGGCATTCGCAGGGAGTACCAGGGCATCGAATACGTCGGCCCGATCGGGAACACCAGCTAGCACCAGTCCCGGCACCGGTACGGTTGGCAAATCTTTGAGACTGTGAACTGCCAGATCGGCATCGTTGTCGAGGACAACACGTTGAACTTCCCGTGTAAATACGCCTTGGCCACCCATTTGATGAAGTGCCGCTTGCCGATCTCGGTCGCCAATCGTAGAAACGTGGATCAGTTCAACTTCGTGTTGCGGACAGGCTGAGCGAAGGAGGTCGGCGACATGGTTGGCCTGCCACAATGCGAGATCACTCGATCGGGTGGCAATACGGAAAGTCCGAGCAGTAGTCATATCGGTTTGCTATTTCCCGTTTCGGGCGGATTCGGAATGAACCGGGCTCGATCAAAATGGAGTTTGGTCGCGAACATCGCCCAGCCCACGTGCGAGAACGGCCACTATGATGGACTCCGCTCCGGATTCTCGCAAGAGCTTCGCAATTCGGTTTGCGGTCGTGCCCGTTGTCAGCACATCATCGATTAACAAGATGCGTTTACCGGCCACGTGCTTTCGGTCTCGCAATCGAAACGCAGCACGAAGGTTCTTTCGCCTCTGGGCTGGTGTTAACGTGGCTTGTCTCGCGGTCCGTCGCGATTTGACCAACAGAAACCGGTCGCACGGAATCCGTAATTGACGGCTAATCACATCGGCTAGCAATTCGGCCGAATCCGCACGACGACCAAGCCGTTGTGACCAGTGATGCGGCACGCCAACTGCGAGATCATATGGAGAAGACATCTCGGCCGCAATCCGTTCGCTGAGGAGTTGCGCCATGGCCGATGCCAACGGTGCTTGTCGATGGAATTTGAGCCGATGAATGACGCTACGAAGTTCGTCGTCGTACACTCCAAGACTGAGCACGCGATCAAATGCGAAGCGGTCATTTTGGCAGTGGATGCAATCGGAACTTGTATCGAGATGTGGGCCGACAGACGCGTCACAGCGTTGGCAGATGTGCAGTCGAAGCGGACTGAGCTTCTCACGGCATCCGTGGCAAAGTCTCGTGAGTTCATCCAACTCGGAATCTTCCTGCAGACAATTGACGCACGCAGGTGGATAGATTCCGTCGAGCACGTGCCGGAAGATTCGTTTCGGGAGTTGCCACCGATTGAGCATTGTTTCAGTTCGGCTCGTGTGGACACTTCGCTTCGATGCAGACCTGGCCTATGATGCAAAAACAATGCAATGTGTGCGAGTGAGTCCACCAATTTTCCCGATTCAGAAGTGACTAAATAGGTGTCGATGTCAAACCGAGAGAATCGCGTTGTCGTGATTGGTGGCGGTCTTGCCGGACTAGCGGCGACAACTGCATTGGCAGCACGCGGGTATCCTGTGACCTTGTTGGAATCCCGACCCCGACTTGGCGGCCGCGCGAGTTCGTTTGTCGATCAGACAACCGGTCAGCTGATCGACAATTGTCAGCACGTCAACATGGGCTGCTGCACGAATTTTCGCCACTTTTGCGAGACCGTCGGAATTGCTGACCGCTTGGAACGGCAATCGGCCTTGTATTTCATTGGTCCGGACGGTCAGCAAACAACATTTTCGGCGTCTTGGTTGCCAACGCCGTTGCACCTCTTGCCGGCGTTTCGTCGACTGACTTACCTTTCCCGCAACGATCTCCGTGGGATTGCTTGGGGATTGAAATCACTGGCCAAGCCATTGAAGACGGCCGAAAGTCAGGATGAGACCTTTGCGAGCTGGCTCAGTCGCCATGATCAAACTCCGAACGCGATCGAACGGTTTTGGTTTGTGGTGCTGGTCAGTGCGTTGAGTGAGACGTTGGATCGGATCGATGTTGCATCGGCTCGGAAAGTTTTTGTGGATGGTTTCATGGCCAGTCGGGATGGCTGGACGGTCGAGATTCCGACGGTCCCGTTATCTGAGTTCTACGGCGAAACCCTCCGTGAGTGGCTCGAGAATCATTCCGTCGACGTGAAGCTATTGACGGGGGTTCGGGAATTGAAGATCGCGAATGACCATGTCACACACGTTGAGTTGCGAGACGGTTCGACGATCGAGGGCGATGATTTCGTGCTGGCGGTGCCCCATCATCGGGTGCAGTCATTGCTTCCCGAGTCGTGGCGGGAGCATCCGGAAGTCCAGGCCGTGGACGATTTGGAGTCCGCACCGATTTCGAGCGTGCACCTCTGGTTTGATCGCCCGGTCACCGATCTGCCGCACGCCGTGTTGATCGAGAAAACTTCGCAGTGGCTATTCAATCGGGGATTAACCGATGAGTCGTCGCCGTTCTCCGGGCACTATTATCAAGTTGTGATCAGTGCGAGTCGCGATCTTTCGGGCCGGTCCAGCGACGAGATCGTTCGGGAGGTCGTTGAGGAACTGAAATCCGTTTGGCCAAACGCCGCCGAAGCGAACCTCCTGCATTCACGTTTTGTGACCGAACATCGAGCCGTGTTCTCGGTCCGCCCGGAGTCGAGACGCTGTCGACTACCGCAGCAATCGCCGATTCCGAATTTGCAATTTGCGGGCGATTGGACTCGCACCGGTTGGCCGGCGACCATGGAAGGGGCAGTTCGCAGCGGATATTTTGCCGCCAGCAATATTCTTGGCAAGGCGGCAGAAGGGAAAATGTCCGTCGTTCAACCGGACTTGCCGACGGCTTGGCTCTCGCGTCGGTTATTCGGACTGTCGAAAAATCCGCCAGGCGTTTCCGAATGATTTTCGCCGATTCCAACGCTTGACGTTCATTCTGCGTAGAATGGGTGAAGTCTCATTGAGACGGTGTTATCGGGAGATTGGAAGAAACGTCATCTTGTCGTCATTGGCGGATTGCGATACGATTTCTTGATGAGTGTCTGTGCGACAGTCAACCCCGTCACATTCGTTGGCCATTCGGAATTGGATGAAGTCTATGAAGTGGAAGGCCCCCGCCCGCGTTGGAATTACATTGACGTTCGCTATGGTGTTGTTCGCCGCGTTGGGTTTCATCGCCCATGCGAATTCCAAACCAGCCGCCGGCGATGAGAAAACCGCGAAGCTCGTCTCCGAGATGATCAGTCGATACCACATCAGTCGAAAAAACATCGACGATGAGGTTTCCCAGCGGTTGCTCAATCGGTTCCTCGAACAGCTGGACCCGCAAAAGCTCTACTACATCCAAAGCGACATCGACAAGTTCATGGCTCTGAAGACAGAGCTTGATGACCAAATCAAATCGGGCGATGTGCAATTCGCCTTTACCGCATTCGATGTGTACGATCAACGGTTGGCCGAGCGGATGAAACTCGTCAATAAGTTGATCGATCGTGATTACGACTACACCATCGAAGAAGAGATGGTTACCGATGCGGACGAGCTTGATTGGGCCAAATCGGATGAGGAAATCGCCGAACGGTGGCGGAAACGGATCAAGTACGATTTGCTCACGCTGAAACTCGATGGCACGGAGATGGACGAGGCTCGCGAGCGACTCCACAAACGCTACCACAACATTCAGTCAATGATGGAGCAGACCGAGGGTTTCGAGAAACTCGAAATGTACTTGTCCTCGTTGACCCACTGTTTTGATCCGCACTCCAGCTACATGTCGCCCGAGACATTGGACGATTTCCAAATTCAAATGCGGTTGCGTTTGGAGGGGATCGGTGCTGCGTTGCGAAGCGAAGATGGTTATACCACGGTCGCGCAGATCGTGCCGGGTGGAGCCGCTGAGAAGGATGGCCGACTCAAAGTTGGCGATAAAATTATCGGTGTCGCGCAAGAAGACGGCGAATTTACCGACATTGTCGAAATGAAACTGAGTCGCGTGGTTCGCTTGATTCGTGGCAACAAAGGCACTGTCGTGCGGTTGCAAGTCAAACCGAAGACGGCACCAACCGAAATCAAAACGTACGATCTCGTACGCCAAGAAATTGAACTCAAGAGTTCCGAAGTTAAAGGCGAGATCATCGATCTTTCCGAACGACTTGGAGAAGGCAAAGGCAAAATCGGCGTGATTAACATCCCGTCGTTTTACCGCGACTTCGATGGTGCTCGTTCCGGGGTGGCCAACTTCAAAAGTACTTCGCGAGACGTCCACAAGGTTCTGCAAGACTTTGAGAAGCAGGGCGGAGTGGATGCCGTCGTCATCGATTTGCGGATGAACGGCGGTGGCGCGTTAAGTGAAGCAATTGAAGTGACCGGGTTGTTCATCAACGATGGCCCAGTGGTCATGGTCAAAGAGCAAGACGGCAATATCAAGAGCCATAACGATGTCGATGAAGGCGTTGCCTACACCGGTCCGCTGGTTGTGGTTTGCAACCGCTTGTCGGCGTCCGCTTCGGAAATTTTCGCCGGTGCGATCAAGGACTACGGTCGCGGCATCGTCGTCGGCGACACCACCACACACGGCAAAGGAACCGTTCAAAACGTGATGCCAGTGGCACGCACGACGTTCCGATTCCTCAGTCCACCGGAAAGCCGCGGGGCTTTGAAGCTGACCATCAATCAGTTCTACCGCGTGAACGGTGCTAGTACACAAAACCGAGGTGTGACGAGCGACATCGTATTGCCATCGTTGATCGATCATATGGACCTCGGGGAATCGTTTCTGGACAACGCTCTGAAGTTTGACCAAGTCGACGAAGTGGATCACGATCGGTATGGCATGCGTGGAAACGAAGTCATCTCAGCGTTGCAACAAGCCAACGCACAGCGGATCAAGCAGGACGAAGAGTTCCAGAAGGTCAACGAGCGAATCACGAAGTACATGAAACGCAAGAACCGCAAGACGGTTTCGTTGAACGAAGCAACCCTCAAGGCTGAGCAAGAAAACGAAAAGAAAGAAGCTGAGGAAGAAGAGGAACTCGATGAAGCCGCCGACGACAACGCCGACGGTCCTGTGTTCCCCGAGGGATACTACAACGATGAGTTGCTGCATATCACGCAGGACTACATCGATCAGTTGAAGCGAACTCGCACAGTGAACCGCTAATCGGTTTCACGCTTAGATTGAGAAAGCCTTCGGAGTGGCAACACTTCGAAGGCTTTTTTCTTTGTATATTGAATGCGTTCGACAAACACATCCAACGCTTTGCTGTCGGGCATGCCGCTGCCGTGGGTTTCGCCACCCATGAGTTGGCTGGAGATATCGCCGTAGCTGATAAACAGCAAACCGGGCGGGCATTCCCCTTTGTCCTTGTCGACCGGCACTTCCACACTGCCGAATTCATTCCACATCCGCACCCGTTCGCCAGCGGTCAACGATAGCCGCTCCATATCCTCAGCGTTCATCCGTAGCGTGTTAATTTCGTCGCGATAGTTGTCGGTGTACTTGCCTTCGTTCAGGCTTGTCCCTTGTCGACTTGTCCGACCGGGAATCAGGATAAACGTCTCTGGCATCGCGTTGTTGACCTTGCTTCAATCATCGTGGTCTGTATTGCCCAGACGGTCGGGCGTGCTGATTATCGATCGCGAGGGTTCGATTTGCAATCCGTCGGTCGCTCTTCGAGTCCTCGGCTTTGCTCAGCTTGACCTGGCAATTCGAAAAATTGCCGACCGGCAGTTCTTTTCCAAGCGAGGTGACTTCGATAGGATAAACAAACTCGCGAATAGGGATCGCGAGACACCACGGACGACGGTGCCGGGAGGGCAGCATGGGAGCACTCTGGAAAGAATTGCCGGTCGAACCAGTCACCACTGACTTTGGTGACAATCCATTTGACCCGAACTCGAAAGCGGATTTAGTCCATGTGCACGGACGGAATCGAAAGCATTTGCGAGAGGCAATTCGGAGTGAATGCAAGAACGAACCAGGTGTTTACGGCATGCTCGATGCCGAT
This window encodes:
- a CDS encoding molybdopterin dinucleotide binding domain-containing protein — encoded protein: MPETFILIPGRTSRQGTSLNEGKYTDNYRDEINTLRMNAEDMERLSLTAGERVRMWNEFGSVEVPVDKDKGECPPGLLFISYGDISSQLMGGETHGSGMPDSKALDVFVERIQYTKKKAFEVLPLRRLSQSKRETD
- a CDS encoding fumarate reductase/succinate dehydrogenase flavoprotein subunit; protein product: MPETTDTQLLDGKVPSGPMADRWTKHKGELKLVSPNNKRKFDVIVVGTGLAGASAAASLAEMGYNVKAFCIHDSPRRAHSIAAQGGINAAKNYPNDGDSVWRLFYDTVKGGDFRSRESNVHRLAEVSGNIIDQCVAQGVPFAREYGGSLANRTFGGALVSRTFYARGQTGQQLLLGAYGSLMRQVKLGKVKLYPRREMMDLVTVNGMARGIVCRNLLNGELESYAAHAVILCTGGYGNAYYLSTNAKACNVTAAYRCHKRGALFANPCFTQIHPTCIPVSGDYQSKLTLMSESLRNDGRVWVPKDSTDKRPPSEIPTEDRDYYLERRYPAFGNMVPRDVASRAAKERCDSGYGVGDTGMAVYLDFKDAIAHYGEDTIRAKYGNLFHMYEKITDENPYKVPMRIYPAVHYTMGGLWVDYNLQSNIPGLFVLGEANFSDHGANRLGASALMQGLADGYFVVPYTINDHLASHKFNPVSENHPAFKETSVEVRNRMEQLLSIKGQRSATSFHRELGAILWDKAGMARNAEGLTTALEQVRNLRDEFWSNLHVTGEGESLNQELERAGRVADFIEFGELLTRDALNRAESCGGHFREEYQTSEGEAQRDDENFQYVAAWEHNGVGKEPTLRKEPLEFVEIEPTQRSYK
- a CDS encoding succinate dehydrogenase/fumarate reductase iron-sulfur subunit; the protein is MTSIPDARENQSHDLLNLTLKIWRQSSTDERGRFQTYKLSGISTHMSFLEMLDVLNEQLVSQGEEPVAFDHDCREGICGSCGMMINGQAHGPDKETTACQLHMRKFGNGDTIVIEPWRASAFPVLRDLVVDRSALDRIIESGGYVSVNTGNARDANNLPVPKQNADLAMEAAACIGCGACVAACKNASAMLFTSAKVSQMALLPQGHPERDRRVLNMVAQMDEEGFGACTNTNQCQAACPAGIQVTNIHRMNREYLRASLCSSEMPPA
- the hpnE gene encoding hydroxysqualene dehydroxylase HpnE, with amino-acid sequence MSNRENRVVVIGGGLAGLAATTALAARGYPVTLLESRPRLGGRASSFVDQTTGQLIDNCQHVNMGCCTNFRHFCETVGIADRLERQSALYFIGPDGQQTTFSASWLPTPLHLLPAFRRLTYLSRNDLRGIAWGLKSLAKPLKTAESQDETFASWLSRHDQTPNAIERFWFVVLVSALSETLDRIDVASARKVFVDGFMASRDGWTVEIPTVPLSEFYGETLREWLENHSVDVKLLTGVRELKIANDHVTHVELRDGSTIEGDDFVLAVPHHRVQSLLPESWREHPEVQAVDDLESAPISSVHLWFDRPVTDLPHAVLIEKTSQWLFNRGLTDESSPFSGHYYQVVISASRDLSGRSSDEIVREVVEELKSVWPNAAEANLLHSRFVTEHRAVFSVRPESRRCRLPQQSPIPNLQFAGDWTRTGWPATMEGAVRSGYFAASNILGKAAEGKMSVVQPDLPTAWLSRRLFGLSKNPPGVSE
- the hemC gene encoding hydroxymethylbilane synthase, which gives rise to MTTARTFRIATRSSDLALWQANHVADLLRSACPQHEVELIHVSTIGDRDRQAALHQMGGQGVFTREVQRVVLDNDADLAVHSLKDLPTVPVPGLVLAGVPDRADVFDALVLPANAESSMNWESLPPGSRIGTGSLRRQAQLLHSRTDIEFVPVRGNVPTRVNKVDDGEFDGIILAVAGLTRLGLADRVSQVLRPPLMYPAVGQGALGLECRDDDVELREVLQEISNRNVYAAVTAERVVLSELEAGCHAPVGTWTQFTEGAMKLDAVVLSADGQTKIDATATGSLEAPTELGREIAAILRKKGAQPLMNESATD
- a CDS encoding ComF family protein; translation: MLNRWQLPKRIFRHVLDGIYPPACVNCLQEDSELDELTRLCHGCREKLSPLRLHICQRCDASVGPHLDTSSDCIHCQNDRFAFDRVLSLGVYDDELRSVIHRLKFHRQAPLASAMAQLLSERIAAEMSSPYDLAVGVPHHWSQRLGRRADSAELLADVISRQLRIPCDRFLLVKSRRTARQATLTPAQRRKNLRAAFRLRDRKHVAGKRILLIDDVLTTGTTANRIAKLLRESGAESIIVAVLARGLGDVRDQTPF
- a CDS encoding carboxy terminal-processing peptidase — its product is MKWKAPARVGITLTFAMVLFAALGFIAHANSKPAAGDEKTAKLVSEMISRYHISRKNIDDEVSQRLLNRFLEQLDPQKLYYIQSDIDKFMALKTELDDQIKSGDVQFAFTAFDVYDQRLAERMKLVNKLIDRDYDYTIEEEMVTDADELDWAKSDEEIAERWRKRIKYDLLTLKLDGTEMDEARERLHKRYHNIQSMMEQTEGFEKLEMYLSSLTHCFDPHSSYMSPETLDDFQIQMRLRLEGIGAALRSEDGYTTVAQIVPGGAAEKDGRLKVGDKIIGVAQEDGEFTDIVEMKLSRVVRLIRGNKGTVVRLQVKPKTAPTEIKTYDLVRQEIELKSSEVKGEIIDLSERLGEGKGKIGVINIPSFYRDFDGARSGVANFKSTSRDVHKVLQDFEKQGGVDAVVIDLRMNGGGALSEAIEVTGLFINDGPVVMVKEQDGNIKSHNDVDEGVAYTGPLVVVCNRLSASASEIFAGAIKDYGRGIVVGDTTTHGKGTVQNVMPVARTTFRFLSPPESRGALKLTINQFYRVNGASTQNRGVTSDIVLPSLIDHMDLGESFLDNALKFDQVDEVDHDRYGMRGNEVISALQQANAQRIKQDEEFQKVNERITKYMKRKNRKTVSLNEATLKAEQENEKKEAEEEEELDEAADDNADGPVFPEGYYNDELLHITQDYIDQLKRTRTVNR
- the gcvT gene encoding glycine cleavage system aminomethyltransferase GcvT is translated as MTGQPMQTAFYDWHVANGGRMVDFAGWEMPIRYGTIIEEHQIIRSAAGLFDIAHMGRLWILGADAQKFLNRVVTMNVSKLKDGQVRYALVTNESGGVLDDVLVYRVEDGFLVVVNASNREKIVDWFQAHTDGFDITLEDRTQADPMFALQGPKSFEILNPLVEFDLSNLRYYRNVKTEINGVSVLLSRTGYTGEDGFEIIAAKESVLKLWEHIHSLGVPACGLGCRDTLRLEAGMPLYGHELSESIDPISAGLEFAVHFGCDFIGESALQKLSDDGPTSRRIGLSLDGRRVPREGCRIFAGDQEVGEVTSGTFSPTLERPIAMAYVASSASALGTELEIEVRNSRLQATVVELPFYKRKK